A window of the Gossypium hirsutum isolate 1008001.06 chromosome A03, Gossypium_hirsutum_v2.1, whole genome shotgun sequence genome harbors these coding sequences:
- the LOC107923113 gene encoding protein DCL homolog, chloroplastic isoform X3, translated as MASFLKPSPSNFHLTFIPISFSSSSVILSSPLYQTTSLRVRFCALTTDPDGGRTASQESSGADLLRKPSIVPDEESGGISEEEDGSKEKGNRGEWIDWEDRILRDTVPLVGFVRMILHSGKYGSGDRLSPEHEKSILERLLPYHPESEKKIGCGIDYIT; from the exons ATGGCTTCATTTCTCAAGCCATCACCGTCCAACTTTCACCTTACCTTTATCCCTatctctttttcttcctcctctgtTATCTTATCTTCTCCGTTGTACCAAACAACGTCGCTCCGCGTTCGTTTTTGCGCGCTGACGACCGACCCCGACGGCGGGAGAACCGCGAGCCAGGAATCTTCCGGCGCTGATTTGTTAAGGAAGCCGAGTATAGTTCCAGATGAGGAAAGTGGCGGAATTTCGGAGGAAGAGGATGGTAGTAAGGAAAAAGGAAATAGAGGTGAATGGATTGATTGGGAAGACAGGATTTTACGGGACACTGTTCCTCTCGTTGGTTTCGTTAGAATGATTCTTCATTCTGGAAA GTATGGAAGTGGAGATAGATTGAGTCCAGAGCACGAAAAGAGTATTCTGGAGAGGTTGCTTCCTTACCATCCAGAGTCTGAGAAGAAAATCGGATGTGGAATTGATTACATTACT TAA
- the LOC107923113 gene encoding protein DCL homolog, chloroplastic isoform X2, with translation MASFLKPSPSNFHLTFIPISFSSSSVILSSPLYQTTSLRVRFCALTTDPDGGRTASQESSGADLLRKPSIVPDEESGGISEEEDGSKEKGNRGEWIDWEDRILRDTVPLVGFVRMILHSGKYGSGDRLSPEHEKSILERLLPYHPESEKKIGCGIDYITD, from the exons ATGGCTTCATTTCTCAAGCCATCACCGTCCAACTTTCACCTTACCTTTATCCCTatctctttttcttcctcctctgtTATCTTATCTTCTCCGTTGTACCAAACAACGTCGCTCCGCGTTCGTTTTTGCGCGCTGACGACCGACCCCGACGGCGGGAGAACCGCGAGCCAGGAATCTTCCGGCGCTGATTTGTTAAGGAAGCCGAGTATAGTTCCAGATGAGGAAAGTGGCGGAATTTCGGAGGAAGAGGATGGTAGTAAGGAAAAAGGAAATAGAGGTGAATGGATTGATTGGGAAGACAGGATTTTACGGGACACTGTTCCTCTCGTTGGTTTCGTTAGAATGATTCTTCATTCTGGAAA GTATGGAAGTGGAGATAGATTGAGTCCAGAGCACGAAAAGAGTATTCTGGAGAGGTTGCTTCCTTACCATCCAGAGTCTGAGAAGAAAATCGGATGTGGAATTGATTACATTACT GACTAG
- the LOC107923113 gene encoding protein DCL homolog, chloroplastic isoform X1: MASFLKPSPSNFHLTFIPISFSSSSVILSSPLYQTTSLRVRFCALTTDPDGGRTASQESSGADLLRKPSIVPDEESGGISEEEDGSKEKGNRGEWIDWEDRILRDTVPLVGFVRMILHSGKYGSGDRLSPEHEKSILERLLPYHPESEKKIGCGIDYITSCSKTEGVKGQAFRNAGESPLPSRRSCCLVGFQFRLEIFGRFGVCTDGNIPHSTPIAVLFPLLSC, translated from the exons ATGGCTTCATTTCTCAAGCCATCACCGTCCAACTTTCACCTTACCTTTATCCCTatctctttttcttcctcctctgtTATCTTATCTTCTCCGTTGTACCAAACAACGTCGCTCCGCGTTCGTTTTTGCGCGCTGACGACCGACCCCGACGGCGGGAGAACCGCGAGCCAGGAATCTTCCGGCGCTGATTTGTTAAGGAAGCCGAGTATAGTTCCAGATGAGGAAAGTGGCGGAATTTCGGAGGAAGAGGATGGTAGTAAGGAAAAAGGAAATAGAGGTGAATGGATTGATTGGGAAGACAGGATTTTACGGGACACTGTTCCTCTCGTTGGTTTCGTTAGAATGATTCTTCATTCTGGAAA GTATGGAAGTGGAGATAGATTGAGTCCAGAGCACGAAAAGAGTATTCTGGAGAGGTTGCTTCCTTACCATCCAGAGTCTGAGAAGAAAATCGGATGTGGAATTGATTACATTACT TCATGCAGTAAAACTGAAGGAGTGAAGGGACAGGCTTTTAGAAATGCGGGTGAGAGTCCCCTACCTAGTAGAAGAAGTTGCTGCCTTGTAGGATTTCAATTTAGGCTGGAGATATTTGGCAGGTTTGGAGTCTGTACTGATGGCAATATTCCCCATTCCACCCCCATCGCCGTCCTGTTTCCCCTTTTGTCTTGTTAG